The nucleotide sequence TACCAGAACTCGGCTTGCGTCCGGGCCGCCAGCACGCGGCCAGCGATCCCCGGCAGCGGAGGCGAGACCATCAGCGCCCCCACGAGTCCAGGGCTCCGCCGTGCGATGGCCTGCGCCACGCGGCTCCCGATGTCGTAACCGGCGACGACGGGGCGCTCGAGCCCGAGTTCGTCGATCAGGGCGACGATGCTGCGGGCCTGGGCCGCCGCGCTGTACTGCTCGGCCGGTTCGGCGCGGTGCTTGTCGGAAGCGCCGAAACCCCGGAGATCGGGCACCACCACGTCGAACCGGTCGGACAGCAGCGGTACGACGTGTCGGTAGTCGCGCCGGTCGCCCGGCCATCCGTGCAGCAGCAGCACCGCCCGCGATCCGCTGCCGTGCCGGTCGTAGGCCAGTTGGAACCCGTCGGTTCCCGAGGTGGTCAGCATCCGACGGACTCTAGCCTCGCGCTTTCACGCGGATAGCTGACGGGGCGTTTCGGAGTGAGGGAAAGGTGCCCCGACCTGCGATAATGAGGGTCTCTAAGGTCCACATCGTCAGCAAACTGGAGCACCTTTCTAGTGTCGAAGCGTACTGGTTTCTATCCGCCGTTGACAGTGGACACGGCCGGGAAGCGGGTGGTGTCCCACGCCGGTGCTGTGCTGCTGGTGGCCACCGCCGGGAAGGTCGGGTTGGACCGGGCTTTGTCTGCGGCGTTGGCGCCGTGGCGCAAGCAGTGGGCGGTGCTGGATCCGGGGAAGATCCTGCTGGACCTGGCGATCAGCGTCGCCATCGGCGGGGACTGCCTGGCCGACATCTCGGCGTTGCGGTCTGAGCCGGCGGTGTTTGGGCGGGTCGCCTCCGACCCGACCGTGTCCCGGCTGGTCGACGCGTTGGCCGCGACCCCGCAGGCCGCTTTGGCGGCGATCAACCAGGCCAGAGCAACTGTCAGACAGCGGGTGTGGAAGATGGCCGGGAAGGACGCCCCCGACTTCGAGATATCCCGGGACCGGCCGTTGATCATCGACCTGGACGCCACCTTGATCACCTCCCACTCGGAGAAGGAACTGGCGGCGCCGACCTACAAGAAGGGCTTCGGGTTCCACCCGCTCGGGTCGTGGGTGGACCACGGCCCCGACGGCACCGGTGAGCCACTGTCGATGATGCTGCGCCCCGGAAGGGCCGGATCCAACACCGCCGCCGACCACATCGCGGTCACCAAGGATGCGTTGCGGCAGTTGCCCTTCAACCGCCGCGGTGGCCGGATTGGGCGCAGGGTGCTGGTCCGCGCCGACAGTGGCGGCGGCACCCACGAATACCTGAAGTGGCTGGCCGGGCAGGGCCTGTCGTATTCGGTGGGGTTCGGGCTGACGCAGGACATCGTCGACAAGATCAACCTGATCCCCGACCAAGGGTGGACCCCGGCCTACGACGGCGATGGGAAGGTCCGCGACGGGGCGTGGGTCACCGAACTCACCGGCCTGCTGGACCTGTCCACGTGGCCGGCAGGGATGCGGGTGATCGTCCGGGCCGAACGTCCGCACCCCGGGGCGCAGCTGCGGTTCACCGACTCAGGCGGCAACCGGCTGACCGCGTTCGTCACCAACACTGTTGGTGGGCAGCTGGCGGACCTGGAGTTGCGGCACCGGCACCGGGCCCGCTGCGAGGACCGGATCCGCAACGCGAAAGACACCGGGCTGCGGAACCTGCCCTTGACTGCGTTTGCGCAAAATCAGATCTGGGTCGCCGTCGTCCAGCTCGCTACGGAGCTGACCGCGTGGCTGCAGATGCTGGCGCTGACCGGCACCGGCGCCCGCCGGTGGGAACCGAAACGGCTGCGGTTGCAGCTGTTCTCCGTGGCGGCGACCATCGCCCGGCGGAGCCGCCGGGTCTGGTTGCACCTGTCCGGTCACGCAACCCACCGGCACCTGTTCACCACCGCCCTGGACCGGCTGACCCAGCTGCCGGCGCCGACCTGACCTGCAACAACCCACCCGGCCAGCAAGAAGACAAACCCCCCGGAACGTGGAATCCGGCACCCACCCAGGTGACCCACCGGGGCTTCGACGAACCCGCAGACATGCCCGTCGGTGCGAAACACCAGATCTATCGCGCCGAGGAAAGGCCGGGCGTCTCACGAAAGATTGAGGCTAGGGCGTGTCCCGCGGATCTTGGAGGTCGGTTCCGACAGACTCTGATTTGTGCAGAATCGTCATGATTTGTCGGATGAGCAGTGGGCCCGGTTGGAGCCTTTGCTACCGGATCGGACCCCGATTCGGGGTGGTCGGTGGGTCGATCACCGCAGGGTCGTCGACGGGGTGCTGTGGCGGACCAGGTCCGGTTCGGCGTGGCGGGATCTCCCGGAGTGTTACGGCAATTGGAAGACGGTGTACAACCGGCATCGTTGCTGGTCAGGGGACGGTACCTGGCAGCGGGTGCTGTCGATGCTGCGGGCGGACTGCGATCACGGCGATGTCGGTGAGTGGGCGTTGGGGGTGGATGCGACGGTGATCCGGGCGCATCACCACGCGGCAGGTGCCCGGCACGAACCGCCGAAGGACATCCCCGCCGCCGTCCTTGCCAGCGTCGTGTTGGAGGCTCCGATCAAGGCCCTCAAAGACACAGGGGGCACTATCGAACTACAAGAATTCTGCGGATCGGCCGCCGCCGGTCGTTGATCGGGAGGGTTTGGGGCGTAGCCGCGGCGGGGTGACGACGAAGATCCACATGGCGGCTGATTCGAAGTGTCGGCCGGTGGGGCGGGTCATCTCGGCTGGTCAGCGGCATGACGCGTTGGCGTTCACCGCGGTGCTGGCCGATATTCGGATCGTGCGCGGCCGTGATGGGCGGCCTAGGACCCGACCGGATCGGGTGTTGGCGGACAAGGCGTATTCCAGCGGCAGAATCCGTAAGTCGTTGCGGGGTAGGGGTATCAAGGCGACCATCCCGGAGCCGGTGAACCAGATCAACGGTCGCCTGTCCAAGGGTTCCCGTGGTGGTCGGCCACCCAAATTCGACAAGGAAATCTACAAGGACCGCAACACCGTGGAGCGGACGTTCAACCGGCTACGCGGCTACCGCGCGGTCGCCACCCGGTATGACAAACGGGAGTTCGTCTACCGAGGCACCGTCGACGTCGCCAGCATCGGAATCTGGCTCAGGCATCTAACGGAGAACGATCCACGGGACACGCCCTAGTCAGCTGCCGGAGCCGTCAGGCCTTCAGTCGCGCGCCGGCTCCCCGATGATCCTTTTCCGCCGGGCCGGTGACGGATCTCGTGATCATCGTCATCGCCTCCCACGCGCTGACCGGTGGTGACATGAAGAAGCCCTGGGCCTCGTCGCAGCCCAATCGACCCAGCGTGTCCCACTGATGGGCCACCTCGACACCCTCGGCGATCGTGACGAGGCGGAGGTCCTCCGCGAGACGAAGAATGGTCTCGACGAATGCAATTCCCTCTCCAGCGGGATCGTGCAGTGGATCGATGAACGATTTGTCGATCTTCAGGATGTCGACGGGGAACTGCCGCAGGTAGCTCAGGGAGGAATATCCGGTGCCGAAATCGTCCACCGCAATGCGGATCCCGAGCCCCCGCAGTCCCTGCAACGTCGTGATGGTGCGACCCGGATCGACCATGAGGACCGTCTCGGTGATCTCCAGGACCAGGGCAGAGCAGTCAAGGCCAACGCGCCCGGAGATGGCCCGGACATCGGCGAGGAACTTCGGGCTCTGCATCTGTCGACCGGAGACGTTGACCGACAGGCTGATCGATCGATCCCCGACGGTCGGCCAGGCCGCGGCCTCGGAGCAGGCCTTCTCCAGGATCCAGCGCCCCAACGGCACCATGAAGCCCGTTTCCTCGGCCAGCGTGATGAACCGGTCGGGCGCGATCACTCCGAGAACGGGGTGCCGCCAGCGCACCAGTGCCTCGAAGCCCACCAGACGCGAGTCCGACAACGAGAACTGCGGCTGGTACTCGAGAAAGAAATCACCGTTGCTCAACGAGCCGGGGAACGAGTTGATCAGGGTGCGACGGTCGGTGGCCCGATTCCGCAGCAATTGCTCGAACACCACTAGGGTGTCCTTCCCACTTGCCTTGGCCTCCCGGAGGGCGGCCTCGGCCTCCGTCAGCAGGCGGTCCGTGCTGGAATGGAGGGAGGAGACGGCCACTCCGACACTGACCGAGACCTCGATCTGTTGGCCGCTGACGGTCATCGGCAGACGGATCAGGGCGACGACGCGCTCGGCCAGGGCAGCGGCTCCGTCGCGCCCGTCGGCCGCCTCCAGCAGGATCGCGAATTCGTCGCCCCCGAGGCGGGCGACCGTGCCGCGGCCCTGCACCATCGTCGTCAGCCGGCGGCCCACCAGCACCAGCAGCTGATCGCCGAAGTCATGCCCGAAGGCGTCGTTGATCGCCGTGAAATCGTCCAGGCCGCACACGCAGAGGGCGACGGTGGTGGGCATCCGGCGGACGGCCAGCGAATGATCGATCCGGTCATGCAGCAGGACCCGGTTGGGCAGACCGGTGAGGCTGTCGTGCAGCGACCGGTACATCATCTCCGATTCCATCCGGCTCTCCTTGGACAGTGCCGCCCTCAGCGAGCCGGCGCTCTGCTCCAGCTCCAGCGTCTTGTTCCGCAACCGGCCGAACAACCAGAACATCCGGAGCATCACCAACGAGAACAGTGCGATCGACAGACCCGCGAGCAGCGGCACATCCCTGGAATTCCCGCGAAGGCCGGTGATCAACAGGATCACCGGGACGACGAGTCCGGCCGTGGTGACCGGCACCACCCACCTCAGGCCCAGTACCGGGTCGGATCGCCTGGCGGGCAGGGCATGCGCCATGCTCGGGTGAGCGGCTGCCGCACCGAGAACGACGTACTGGAGGAGGTAGGCCGCATCGGCGGGTCCTCCGACGGCGTAGGTGCCATCGAGGTTCATCAGGTCGTAGAGGAAGTCGCCGACCAGCATGGCCGCAACGGAAATGATCAACAGTTGGTCGGCCACCCGCCAGTTCGCAGCCGCCATCACCGTGCCGGTCAGCACGAACAGCACACCGAGGTCCATCAGGGGGTAGGCGGTCAGGACGGCCCGGCCGATCGGGTGGAGCCTTGGATCCTGGAGGTAGTCGTCGATCAGGAACCGCGAGCACACGGCGAATGCCCCGAGGCTGACCATTGCCGCGTCTGCGCAGCGTTCCCGGCCGCCGGCGGCGCCGCCGCGATGCCCGACCCGGAACACTCCCCAGAACAACACAGGATAGGCCGCCAGGTACAGCGCGTCCGCGAGCGAGGGGATGCCAGGACTGATGTGCCGCACCACGTCGTCGAAGTCCAGAACACCGTCACCCAGGACGAAGAGGGCACCGGCCACGGCGATCAGGGACCAGCCGAGAGAATCTGCGGGTCGATATCTGACGTTCGACACGACGATGCAGGCCACCGAGGCGACGCCGACCAGGAGGTAGATCGAATACTTCGCAGGATGCCCGGGCGCCAGATAGTAGGCGGTGATCAGCGCCGCGCCGACGACCAGCACGGCCCGGCAGGCTGCGGCCGGATCACCGTGCTCGGCCGGCGGAGATGGCCGGCGAGGGAAGGGTGAGCGCGTCATCCCACCGATCATGACCAGGACCTCACTTCGCCAGTAGTGGTCGGTACTGACCCAGGGCCCCGGCAAAGTCGGGTTGACAATTCTTGAGCTGCGGCGATGGGTTGCGACATGCCGGGAGGGGCGGTTTGCGGGTGGGCGTGGCCCACGGTGATGATCATGAAGGTTCTTGAGGCCACTCACTCACAGCCAAGGACCACGCCCGATGTCATCATCACCCAGGTATACCGTCGTTGACCAATTCGACGAAGATGAGTTCCCCGACATCCCCACGGCGCCGGCGGCGTTGCTCCGAGCCCTGCGATCGGTTCCCGACCCCCGCAGCGCGCGCGGCCGCCGGCACGGCTTGTCCACCATTTTGGCGGTGGCCGCGTGCGCGGTGATCGCCGGTGCCCGCTCCTTCGTCGCCATCGCCGAATGGGCCGCCGACACCGCACCAGCAGTATTGGCCAAACTTGGCGTATCCAGTGAGAGACCCTGCGAGTCGACGATCCGGCGAACCCTGAACAGGATCAACGCCGACGGTTTGGATGTCATCGTCGGGACCTGGGCCGCTGTGGTCGCCACCGCGTCGAAAACATTTCAAGTGATCGCAGTCGACGGCAAATCGGTCCGGGGATCCGCCGTGGCCGGCGGCCGGTGCCGACATCTGCTCTCAGCGCTCACTCACACCGCAGGCCTGGTCCTGGGGCAGTTGGACGTCGATGTCAAAACCAACGAGATCCCCATGTTCGCCGAGCTTTTAGACAACATCGAGTTGCTCGGTGCGTTGGTCACCGCCGATGCGATGCACTGCCAGAAAATCCATGCCAAGTATCTCGTGGAGCAACGCGGAGCGCATTACCTGCTCACCGTGAAAGGTAACCAACCGACGCTGCGGCGGCGACTGGCCCAACTCCCATGGAACGACGTCGACGTCACCGACACCCAGAAGGACCGCGGACACGGACGGATCGAGAAACGAACCCTCAAAGTCGTCACCATCGCCGCGGGAATTCTGTTTCCGCACGCCGCCCAGGCGATTCAGGTGAGCAGAAAAGTCCGGTCGATCCGATCCAAGAAGTGGCATACCGAGACCGTCTACGCGGTCACCGACCTGCACCCGACCCAGGCGTCCGCCGCGCAGCTGGGCACCTGGCTCCGAGGACACTGGTCGATTGAAAACCGTTTGCACTGGGTCCGGGACGTCACCTTCGGTGAAGACCTGTCCCAGGCCCGCACCGGCAACGGACCCCAGGTCATGGCCACACTACGAAACCTGGCCATCGGACTTCTTCGACTGGACGGAGCCCGCAACATCGCAGAAGCCGTCCGACATCACGCCCGAGACCCCCACCGACCACTCAAACTCGTGCTGACCAGCTAAAACAGCCCGACATGAGCGATCTGCGACTTTGCCGGGGCCCTGGGTACTGACCCCAGCTAAGCACCACATGATCACGCGTCCGGACTTCGACGACGAATATCGACCGACTAGCGGGCATTTCACTCTTCTGTACGGATTCAGCTGCGCTCGGTAGCCCGATCAGACCAGGATCGCGATGGGGACGCGCTCCGTGCTCGGCCGAAAGATGTGCCTGGGAAACGGTTGTCGACGCCACGATGACGAAGCGCGACGGTACGCCGTCAGGTCCGATGGCAGTACGGTGTCAGGTCTCATCGTCGACGAGACCACACCGGTCCTCCACGCAGGCCGGTGGTCCGGCGGTTCGGGCCCTGCGCATTGGATGGCCGGGGTGCTCGGGCCGGGCGTGCCGCGGACACAGCCGAACAATAGGTACCGTCCTCTAGCGGCCCGCGACCGATCAGCGGACCCCATACACGCCTGGAGAGGTGGAGCGCGTGCTCGGACTACCCGCGGCGATCACGGTGTGCCTGTTCGATCTCGACGGTGTCCTGACCGACACGGCCTCGGTGCACAGTGCTGCCTGGAAGCAGACCTTCGATGAATTCCTGGAGGCCCGAGACGGTTCCGGTTTCCGGCCTTTCACCCAGGACGACTACGAGGCCCACGTCGACGGCGAGCCGAGGGCCGATGGCGTGCGGGACTTCCTCGCCTCCCGCGGCATCCATCTCGCGGTCGGCCACCCGGACGACCCACCCGACGCGCAGACCGTCAACGGCGTCGGCAACCGGAAGAACGCACTGCTGATGAAGAAGATCCACACCGATGGCGTGCGGGTCTTCGACGGCTCGCGTCGCTACCTGGAGGCCGCCCGCGACGCTGGTCTGCGCCGG is from Nakamurella sp. PAMC28650 and encodes:
- a CDS encoding IS1380 family transposase — its product is MSKRTGFYPPLTVDTAGKRVVSHAGAVLLVATAGKVGLDRALSAALAPWRKQWAVLDPGKILLDLAISVAIGGDCLADISALRSEPAVFGRVASDPTVSRLVDALAATPQAALAAINQARATVRQRVWKMAGKDAPDFEISRDRPLIIDLDATLITSHSEKELAAPTYKKGFGFHPLGSWVDHGPDGTGEPLSMMLRPGRAGSNTAADHIAVTKDALRQLPFNRRGGRIGRRVLVRADSGGGTHEYLKWLAGQGLSYSVGFGLTQDIVDKINLIPDQGWTPAYDGDGKVRDGAWVTELTGLLDLSTWPAGMRVIVRAERPHPGAQLRFTDSGGNRLTAFVTNTVGGQLADLELRHRHRARCEDRIRNAKDTGLRNLPLTAFAQNQIWVAVVQLATELTAWLQMLALTGTGARRWEPKRLRLQLFSVAATIARRSRRVWLHLSGHATHRHLFTTALDRLTQLPAPT
- a CDS encoding IS5 family transposase (programmed frameshift); this translates as MQNRHDLSDEQWARLEPLLPDRTPIRGGRWVDHRRVVDGVLWRTRSGSAWRDLPECYGNWKTVYNRHRCWSGDGTWQRVLSMLRADCDHGDVGEWALGVDATVIRAHHHAAGARHEPPKDIPAAVLASVVLEAPSRPSKTQGALSNYKNSADRPPPVVDREGLGRSRGGVTTKIHMAADSKCRPVGRVISAGQRHDALAFTAVLADIRIVRGRDGRPRTRPDRVLADKAYSSGRIRKSLRGRGIKATIPEPVNQINGRLSKGSRGGRPPKFDKEIYKDRNTVERTFNRLRGYRAVATRYDKREFVYRGTVDVASIGIWLRHLTENDPRDTP
- a CDS encoding bifunctional diguanylate cyclase/phosphodiesterase, which encodes MTRSPFPRRPSPPAEHGDPAAACRAVLVVGAALITAYYLAPGHPAKYSIYLLVGVASVACIVVSNVRYRPADSLGWSLIAVAGALFVLGDGVLDFDDVVRHISPGIPSLADALYLAAYPVLFWGVFRVGHRGGAAGGRERCADAAMVSLGAFAVCSRFLIDDYLQDPRLHPIGRAVLTAYPLMDLGVLFVLTGTVMAAANWRVADQLLIISVAAMLVGDFLYDLMNLDGTYAVGGPADAAYLLQYVVLGAAAAHPSMAHALPARRSDPVLGLRWVVPVTTAGLVVPVILLITGLRGNSRDVPLLAGLSIALFSLVMLRMFWLFGRLRNKTLELEQSAGSLRAALSKESRMESEMMYRSLHDSLTGLPNRVLLHDRIDHSLAVRRMPTTVALCVCGLDDFTAINDAFGHDFGDQLLVLVGRRLTTMVQGRGTVARLGGDEFAILLEAADGRDGAAALAERVVALIRLPMTVSGQQIEVSVSVGVAVSSLHSSTDRLLTEAEAALREAKASGKDTLVVFEQLLRNRATDRRTLINSFPGSLSNGDFFLEYQPQFSLSDSRLVGFEALVRWRHPVLGVIAPDRFITLAEETGFMVPLGRWILEKACSEAAAWPTVGDRSISLSVNVSGRQMQSPKFLADVRAISGRVGLDCSALVLEITETVLMVDPGRTITTLQGLRGLGIRIAVDDFGTGYSSLSYLRQFPVDILKIDKSFIDPLHDPAGEGIAFVETILRLAEDLRLVTIAEGVEVAHQWDTLGRLGCDEAQGFFMSPPVSAWEAMTMITRSVTGPAEKDHRGAGARLKA
- a CDS encoding ISAs1 family transposase gives rise to the protein MSSSPRYTVVDQFDEDEFPDIPTAPAALLRALRSVPDPRSARGRRHGLSTILAVAACAVIAGARSFVAIAEWAADTAPAVLAKLGVSSERPCESTIRRTLNRINADGLDVIVGTWAAVVATASKTFQVIAVDGKSVRGSAVAGGRCRHLLSALTHTAGLVLGQLDVDVKTNEIPMFAELLDNIELLGALVTADAMHCQKIHAKYLVEQRGAHYLLTVKGNQPTLRRRLAQLPWNDVDVTDTQKDRGHGRIEKRTLKVVTIAAGILFPHAAQAIQVSRKVRSIRSKKWHTETVYAVTDLHPTQASAAQLGTWLRGHWSIENRLHWVRDVTFGEDLSQARTGNGPQVMATLRNLAIGLLRLDGARNIAEAVRHHARDPHRPLKLVLTS
- a CDS encoding beta-phosphoglucomutase family hydrolase, with amino-acid sequence MLGLPAAITVCLFDLDGVLTDTASVHSAAWKQTFDEFLEARDGSGFRPFTQDDYEAHVDGEPRADGVRDFLASRGIHLAVGHPDDPPDAQTVNGVGNRKNALLMKKIHTDGVRVFDGSRRYLEAARDAGLRRFVVSSSANTSDVLGVTGLDRLVEGQIDGNTVREKNMKGKPAPDSFLAGAALAGVEPAAAVVFEDAVAGVQAGHAGHFGYVVGVNRLGDQHAADLRQHGATMVVDDLAQLLAGS